One Frankia alni ACN14a DNA window includes the following coding sequences:
- a CDS encoding MFS transporter produces the protein MSVSTDAAAATRVPPVVADDVMTARQRVILVLLLGSQFMLAVDFSILNVALPSIGAGVGLTDAHLQWVATAFALPAAGFTLLFGRVADLAGRRRMLLAGLALLVVSSLVGGLATSPAVLLGARVGQGLAAAMTTPAALALLLTSFPPGRLRQRALGMNGALISAGFTTGALAGGLLTGLLSWRWAFLVNVPVAAAILLAAPRLLPAGGASGPVRLDVPGALTVTGGLLAFVYGIATGGNDGWADPVVWGCTALGVVLLAAFWRIESTSAHPLASVAILRRRAVGWGNAGGFAVFALESSVVFLLTLYLQQVLGFSATTAGLVFGLPGAAAFVSGMVAPRLMSRRGSAVSLVAGLAVQGLSNAALAFVGPDRNWVYLVLAASAIGFFGHVHGIVAYLATATGDLPDHEQGLATALTTMTQQVALTVGIPILSTVATARSSALAGHLSAVRATLAGIRLALVVDAALTLVVAAAIAAALLPRRRSAPPPPTPLRARDGVTPDTRSHAPEQC, from the coding sequence ATGAGTGTTTCGACCGACGCCGCCGCCGCGACCCGGGTTCCCCCGGTGGTGGCCGACGACGTGATGACCGCCCGCCAGCGAGTCATCCTCGTCCTGCTGCTCGGCAGCCAGTTCATGCTGGCCGTCGACTTCTCCATCCTCAACGTCGCCCTGCCCTCGATCGGCGCCGGCGTCGGACTCACCGACGCGCACCTGCAGTGGGTGGCGACGGCGTTCGCACTGCCGGCCGCCGGCTTCACGCTGCTGTTCGGCCGGGTGGCCGACCTGGCCGGGCGGCGACGGATGCTGCTCGCGGGCCTCGCCCTGCTGGTCGTGTCGTCCCTGGTGGGCGGCCTTGCCACCAGCCCGGCCGTGCTGCTGGGCGCCCGCGTCGGCCAGGGACTCGCCGCCGCCATGACCACCCCGGCGGCCCTCGCGCTGCTGCTGACGAGCTTCCCGCCGGGACGGCTGCGCCAGCGCGCGCTCGGCATGAACGGTGCGCTGATCTCGGCGGGGTTCACCACCGGTGCGCTCGCCGGCGGACTGCTGACCGGCCTGCTGAGCTGGCGCTGGGCGTTCCTCGTCAACGTGCCGGTGGCCGCGGCGATCCTGCTCGCGGCGCCGCGGCTGCTGCCGGCCGGGGGCGCGTCCGGCCCGGTCCGCCTCGACGTGCCCGGCGCACTCACCGTCACCGGCGGGCTGCTCGCGTTCGTCTACGGCATCGCCACCGGCGGCAACGACGGGTGGGCCGACCCGGTCGTGTGGGGCTGCACCGCCCTCGGCGTGGTGCTGCTCGCCGCGTTCTGGCGGATCGAGTCGACCAGCGCCCATCCGCTGGCCTCGGTGGCGATCCTGCGCCGGCGCGCCGTCGGCTGGGGCAACGCGGGTGGTTTCGCCGTGTTCGCGCTGGAGTCCTCGGTGGTGTTCCTGCTCACCCTCTACCTGCAGCAGGTCCTCGGCTTCTCGGCGACGACGGCCGGGCTGGTCTTCGGCCTGCCCGGCGCGGCGGCGTTCGTCTCCGGCATGGTTGCGCCCCGGCTGATGAGCCGCCGCGGCAGCGCCGTGAGCCTGGTCGCCGGCCTCGCCGTGCAGGGCCTGTCCAACGCCGCACTCGCCTTCGTCGGACCGGACCGCAACTGGGTGTACCTGGTCCTCGCGGCCTCGGCGATCGGCTTCTTCGGGCACGTCCACGGCATCGTCGCCTACCTGGCGACGGCCACCGGTGACCTGCCCGATCACGAGCAGGGGCTGGCCACCGCCCTGACGACCATGACGCAGCAGGTCGCGCTCACCGTCGGCATCCCGATCCTCAGCACGGTCGCGACGGCGCGGTCGTCGGCCCTGGCCGGCCACCTGTCCGCGGTCCGGGCCACGCTGGCCGGCATCCGGCTGGCCCTGGTGGTCGACGCCGCCCTCACCCTCGTGGTGGCCGCGGCGATCGCCGCGGCGCTGCTGCCCCGCCGGCGGTCCGCGCCGCCGCCGCCGACGCCGTTGCGGGCCCGCGACGGGGTCACCCCGGACACCCGGTCCCACGCACCCGAGCAGTGCTGA
- a CDS encoding nickel-dependent hydrogenase large subunit translates to MTATEQLRAAEKPGQIVEMAWDPITRIIGNLGIYTKIDFANRRVTECHSTSSLFRGYSVFMKGKDPRDAGFITSRICGICGDNHTTCSVYAQNMAYGIANPPMAEWIINLGEAAEYLFDHTIFQDNLVFVDFCEAMVKETNPGVLARAEATACPHAEVHGLRTIADIMRALNPFEGQIYNEALRVSRITREMFCLMEGRHVHPSTLYPGGVGTMPEPTVFTDYLTRLMEILDFVKKAVALNDDLFDFWYDALPGYEEVGRRRVLLGCWGAFQDPNVVDYRYENMTDWGRAMFVTPGIVVDGKLLTTDLVKINLGIRILLGSSFYKDWVNEEPFVERDPLGNPVDMRHPWNQTTFPEPQKRDFGEKYSWVMSPRWLDEGTGDHLALDTGGGPFARLYVTALAGLVDTPYVTAGDGAVKISLPRSRTLPAMDLKWSPPAWSNAIERDRARVYFVAYAAGMALHFLERAMARVRSGDTRTFTDFEVPDETIGCGFHEAVRGVLSHHMVVRDGKIANYHPYPPTPWNGSPRDSFGTPGPYEDAVQNMPIFEENGPESFKGVDVMRAVRSFDPCLPCGVHMYLGHGRTLRTVHAPMFGASHG, encoded by the coding sequence ATGACGGCCACCGAACAGCTGCGGGCCGCGGAGAAGCCCGGCCAGATCGTCGAGATGGCGTGGGACCCCATCACGCGCATCATCGGCAACCTCGGCATCTACACGAAAATCGATTTCGCCAACCGGCGGGTGACCGAGTGCCACAGCACCTCCTCGCTGTTCCGTGGCTACTCGGTGTTCATGAAGGGGAAGGATCCACGCGACGCCGGCTTCATCACCAGCCGGATCTGCGGCATCTGCGGGGACAACCACACCACCTGTTCGGTCTACGCCCAGAACATGGCCTACGGCATCGCCAATCCGCCGATGGCGGAGTGGATCATCAATCTCGGGGAGGCCGCCGAGTACCTGTTCGACCACACGATCTTCCAGGACAACCTGGTGTTCGTGGACTTCTGTGAGGCGATGGTCAAGGAGACCAACCCCGGCGTGCTCGCGCGGGCCGAGGCCACCGCCTGCCCGCACGCCGAGGTGCACGGCCTGCGGACGATCGCCGACATCATGCGGGCGCTCAACCCGTTCGAGGGCCAGATCTACAACGAGGCGCTGCGGGTCAGCCGCATCACCCGGGAGATGTTCTGCCTCATGGAGGGCAGGCACGTCCATCCCTCGACGCTGTATCCGGGTGGGGTCGGCACGATGCCCGAACCGACCGTCTTCACCGACTACCTCACCCGACTGATGGAGATTCTCGACTTCGTCAAGAAGGCCGTGGCGCTCAACGACGACCTGTTCGACTTCTGGTACGACGCACTGCCCGGCTACGAGGAGGTCGGCCGCCGGCGCGTGCTGCTGGGCTGCTGGGGGGCCTTCCAGGATCCCAACGTCGTCGACTACCGGTACGAGAACATGACGGACTGGGGCCGCGCGATGTTCGTGACCCCCGGCATCGTCGTCGACGGAAAACTGCTCACCACCGATCTCGTGAAGATCAACCTGGGTATCCGCATCCTGCTGGGCAGCTCCTTCTACAAGGACTGGGTCAACGAGGAGCCGTTCGTCGAGCGGGACCCGCTCGGTAATCCCGTCGACATGCGCCACCCGTGGAACCAGACGACCTTCCCCGAGCCGCAGAAGCGTGACTTCGGCGAGAAGTACAGCTGGGTGATGAGCCCGCGCTGGCTCGACGAGGGCACCGGCGACCATCTCGCGCTCGACACCGGCGGCGGCCCCTTCGCCCGCCTCTACGTCACGGCGCTCGCGGGCCTGGTCGACACGCCGTACGTGACCGCCGGCGACGGCGCGGTGAAGATCTCGCTGCCGCGCAGCCGCACCCTGCCCGCCATGGACCTGAAGTGGTCCCCGCCCGCCTGGTCGAATGCGATCGAGCGAGACCGGGCCCGGGTGTACTTCGTCGCCTATGCGGCGGGGATGGCGCTGCACTTCCTGGAACGGGCGATGGCACGGGTGCGCTCCGGCGACACCCGGACCTTCACCGACTTCGAGGTGCCGGACGAGACGATCGGCTGCGGCTTCCACGAGGCCGTCCGCGGGGTCCTGTCGCACCACATGGTGGTCCGGGACGGGAAGATCGCCAACTACCATCCCTACCCGCCGACGCCGTGGAACGGCAGCCCCCGGGACTCGTTCGGCACGCCGGGACCCTACGAGGACGCGGTCCAGAACATGCCGATCTTCGAGGAGAACGGCCCGGAGTCGTTCAAGGGTGTCGACGTGATGCGCGCGGTGCGCAGCTTCGATCCCTGCCTGCCCTGCGGGGTGCACATGTACCTGGGACACGGCCGCACACTGCGCACCGTGCACGCGCCGATGTTCGGGGCGAGCCATGGCTGA
- a CDS encoding HypC/HybG/HupF family hydrogenase formation chaperone, whose translation MCLAVPGRVVAIGERDGTRMAEVDFGGVRKDVCLQYLPDTTVGEYVIVHVGFAIQRLDEQSALETLDTIARMGLLAEELGGGSVTSAGDAQPEGVHR comes from the coding sequence GTGTGTCTCGCGGTTCCGGGACGGGTCGTCGCCATCGGGGAACGGGACGGCACCCGCATGGCCGAGGTGGATTTCGGGGGGGTGCGCAAGGACGTCTGCCTGCAGTACCTGCCGGACACCACGGTAGGCGAATACGTGATCGTCCACGTCGGGTTCGCCATCCAGCGGCTCGACGAACAGTCCGCGCTGGAAACGCTGGACACCATCGCCCGGATGGGCCTGCTCGCCGAGGAACTCGGCGGCGGGTCGGTCACGTCCGCCGGCGACGCCCAGCCTGAGGGGGTGCACCGGTGA
- a CDS encoding NifU family protein produces MRARLTHLDEALAEVERIPGPSGELALDAVATLASVYGEALARVAGYAAGAPDVTAALTADELVGHLLVLHDVHPEPVDRRVARAIERLRPAVRDRGGEIELVGIERGVAEISLTLGGCGSAAGEVLAAVREAVLAVAPELSDVRRQAAVAGDAHQAAFVPLDAVLTSPLTPPLARSARP; encoded by the coding sequence GTGCGCGCCCGGCTGACCCACCTCGACGAGGCGCTCGCCGAGGTGGAGCGGATCCCGGGGCCGAGCGGCGAACTGGCCCTGGACGCGGTGGCCACGCTCGCGTCGGTGTACGGCGAGGCGCTCGCCCGGGTGGCCGGGTACGCCGCCGGCGCCCCCGACGTGACCGCCGCGCTGACCGCCGACGAGCTGGTCGGCCATCTGCTCGTCCTGCACGACGTGCACCCCGAGCCGGTGGACCGGCGGGTGGCCCGGGCGATCGAGCGGCTGCGACCGGCCGTACGCGACCGGGGTGGCGAGATCGAACTGGTGGGCATCGAGCGGGGCGTCGCCGAGATCAGCCTCACGCTCGGCGGGTGCGGCTCCGCGGCGGGCGAGGTCCTGGCGGCGGTCCGCGAGGCGGTTCTCGCGGTCGCGCCCGAACTGTCCGACGTCCGGCGCCAGGCCGCTGTCGCGGGTGACGCGCACCAGGCCGCCTTCGTCCCCCTGGACGCGGTCCTCACCTCGCCGCTCACCCCGCCGCTCGCCAGGAGCGCGCGGCCGTGA
- a CDS encoding DUF6893 family small protein, whose amino-acid sequence MSNRTKFLAATGAGVAGMMWREYPAIVRYLRIKRM is encoded by the coding sequence ATGAGCAACCGTACGAAGTTCCTGGCCGCCACCGGCGCCGGCGTGGCCGGCATGATGTGGCGGGAGTACCCCGCCATCGTCCGGTACCTGCGCATCAAGCGGATGTGA
- the hypF gene encoding carbamoyltransferase HypF has translation MPAGRAAGPAGSGCSDGRRRRRITVRGLVQGVGFRPFVHAAATDLALSGWVCNDSDGVIVEVEGAPGAVAEFGRRLTAEAPPLAVIEQVTATDLAPRGDAAFTIAGSRAGDAPHTMVSPDVATCPDCLRELADPADRRHRHPFITCTNCGPRFTIIIGLPYDRPATTMAGFPLCPACAREYRDPGDRRFHAQPIACPQCGPRLEFVPSTAPAVPGETPVGEDALAAAARLLAGGGVVAVKGIGGYHLACLATDEAAVATLRRRKRRGDKPFAVMVADLTAARRLAQVDQAEAALLAGTAHPIVLASRRDDGRPALAAAVAPNSPDLGLLLPYTPVHHLLLAAVAAAGGAPAPLVMTSGNLGGEPIAADDADARRRLAPLADAWLRHDRPIHVPCDDSVIRVVDGEPLPLRRSRGFAPLPVRLPFAVEPTLAVGADLKNTCALGAGRSAWLSGHIGDMDDPDTLRTFTAAEQHLERLTGIRPAVLVTDDHPGYRSRQWARRHAAGRPVRSVQHHHAHVAAVMAEHGLAGDRPVLGFAFDGTGYGTDRAVWGGEALIADYRGFARFAHLAYVPLPGGDAAVRRPYRMALAHLWAAGIGWDAGVGGDGDGDGGVCWDEDLPPVAACPAAERRVLTHQLATGLACVPTASMGRLFDAVSSLLGVRHRADFEAQAAIELEARARRCPDGPDAWRHRYAFAVHRAQPPGGPLVADAAPVIRGLVRDLRGGLAVEAMSAGLHGAVVALVVDLARRARAERGLDVVALTGGVFQNVLLATAAARALRAAGFTVLRHRRVPPNDGGIALGQLVIAAAGAAGARGSG, from the coding sequence ATGCCCGCCGGGCGCGCGGCCGGCCCGGCCGGGTCCGGGTGCTCCGACGGTCGGCGGCGACGGCGGATCACCGTGCGCGGCCTCGTGCAGGGCGTCGGCTTCCGGCCCTTCGTCCACGCGGCCGCGACCGATCTGGCGCTGTCCGGCTGGGTGTGCAACGACAGCGACGGGGTCATCGTCGAGGTCGAGGGCGCGCCCGGCGCGGTGGCGGAGTTCGGCCGCCGGCTGACCGCCGAAGCGCCGCCCCTGGCCGTGATCGAGCAGGTCACGGCGACCGACCTGGCGCCCCGCGGCGACGCGGCGTTCACGATCGCCGGCTCCCGCGCGGGCGACGCCCCGCACACGATGGTCTCCCCGGATGTCGCGACCTGCCCGGACTGCCTGCGTGAACTCGCCGATCCGGCCGATCGCCGCCACCGCCACCCGTTCATCACCTGCACCAACTGCGGACCGCGGTTCACGATCATCATCGGGCTGCCGTACGACCGGCCGGCGACGACGATGGCCGGCTTTCCCCTGTGTCCCGCCTGCGCGCGGGAGTACCGCGATCCGGGGGACCGCCGCTTCCACGCTCAGCCGATCGCCTGCCCGCAGTGCGGGCCCCGCCTGGAGTTCGTCCCCTCGACGGCACCGGCGGTCCCGGGCGAGACGCCGGTCGGCGAGGATGCCCTGGCGGCGGCGGCCCGGCTGCTGGCCGGCGGCGGTGTCGTCGCGGTGAAGGGCATCGGCGGCTACCACCTGGCCTGCCTCGCCACGGACGAGGCGGCCGTGGCGACGCTGCGGCGGCGCAAGCGGCGGGGGGACAAGCCGTTCGCCGTCATGGTCGCCGACCTCACCGCCGCCCGGCGCCTCGCCCAGGTGGACCAGGCGGAAGCGGCGCTGCTGGCCGGGACCGCCCACCCGATCGTCCTGGCCTCCCGGCGCGACGACGGCCGTCCCGCGCTCGCCGCTGCGGTCGCGCCGAACAGCCCCGACCTGGGTCTGCTCCTGCCGTACACCCCGGTGCACCACCTGCTGCTCGCCGCGGTGGCGGCGGCCGGTGGTGCTCCGGCGCCGCTGGTGATGACGTCGGGCAACCTCGGCGGCGAACCCATCGCCGCCGACGACGCCGACGCCCGCCGCCGGCTCGCCCCGCTCGCCGACGCGTGGCTGCGCCACGACCGCCCGATCCACGTGCCCTGCGACGACTCGGTCATCCGGGTCGTCGACGGGGAGCCGCTGCCGCTGCGCCGCTCCCGGGGCTTCGCCCCCCTGCCGGTGCGGCTGCCGTTCGCCGTGGAGCCGACCCTGGCGGTGGGCGCCGACCTGAAGAACACCTGCGCGCTGGGCGCCGGCCGCTCCGCCTGGCTCAGCGGTCACATCGGGGACATGGACGACCCCGACACGCTGCGGACCTTCACCGCCGCCGAACAGCACCTCGAACGGCTCACCGGCATCCGACCCGCCGTTCTGGTCACCGACGACCATCCGGGCTACCGCTCCCGACAGTGGGCGCGCCGGCACGCGGCCGGCCGGCCGGTGCGCTCGGTGCAGCACCATCACGCGCACGTCGCGGCGGTGATGGCCGAGCACGGCCTGGCCGGCGACCGTCCCGTGCTGGGCTTCGCCTTCGACGGCACCGGCTACGGCACCGACCGGGCGGTGTGGGGCGGCGAGGCGCTGATCGCCGACTACCGCGGCTTCGCGCGGTTCGCCCACCTCGCCTACGTCCCGCTGCCCGGGGGGGACGCCGCCGTGCGCCGCCCCTACCGGATGGCGCTGGCGCACCTGTGGGCCGCCGGCATCGGCTGGGATGCCGGTGTCGGCGGGGACGGGGACGGGGACGGGGGTGTCTGCTGGGACGAGGACCTGCCGCCGGTGGCCGCCTGCCCGGCGGCGGAGCGGCGCGTCCTGACCCATCAGCTCGCCACCGGGCTGGCCTGCGTGCCCACCGCCAGCATGGGGCGGCTGTTCGACGCGGTGAGCTCCCTGCTCGGCGTCCGCCACCGCGCGGACTTCGAGGCCCAGGCGGCGATCGAGCTGGAGGCGCGCGCCCGCCGCTGCCCGGACGGCCCCGACGCCTGGCGCCACCGGTACGCCTTCGCGGTCCACCGGGCGCAGCCGCCGGGCGGTCCGCTGGTGGCCGACGCGGCGCCCGTGATCCGCGGGCTCGTCCGCGACCTGCGGGGCGGGCTCGCCGTCGAGGCGATGAGCGCCGGCCTGCACGGCGCCGTGGTGGCCCTGGTCGTCGACCTGGCCCGGCGGGCCCGGGCCGAGCGGGGGCTCGACGTCGTGGCACTGACCGGCGGGGTGTTCCAGAACGTGCTGCTCGCGACGGCGGCCGCCCGGGCGCTGCGCGCCGCCGGCTTCACGGTGCTGCGGCACCGACGGGTGCCGCCGAACGACGGCGGTATCGCGCTGGGCCAGCTCGTGATCGCCGCGGCCGGCGCGGCCGGCGCGCGGGGGAGCGGATGA
- a CDS encoding hydrogenase expression protein HypE, with translation MTATDERPAGQARPSGVDEVHILWISEGMSCDGDTVSVTAASQPAIEDVITGVIPGLPTVHLHNKVLSPTLGGEEFLAPFRAAARGELEPFVLVIEGSIPNENINGEGYWTSFGNDPDTGQPLTINWWIDRLAPRAWAVIAIGTCAAYGGIHAMAGNPTGSMGLLDYLGRDFTSAGNLPIVNVPGCPVQPDDFMETLTWLLYHAAGTAPPPPLDDQHRPQWIFGRTVHEGCDRAGYYEQGDFAKDYNSPKCQVKIGCWGPVVNCNVPKRGWMGGVGGCPNVGGICIACTMPGFPDKFMPFMDMPPGASLSSLAVKPYGSVIRRLRGITNATVNREPRWRHNRDLLTTGYDPSYRPKGRV, from the coding sequence ATGACAGCCACGGACGAACGGCCGGCCGGGCAGGCGCGGCCAAGTGGCGTCGACGAGGTGCACATCCTCTGGATCTCCGAGGGGATGAGCTGCGACGGCGACACGGTCTCGGTGACCGCGGCCTCGCAGCCGGCCATCGAGGACGTGATCACCGGTGTCATCCCGGGCCTGCCGACGGTCCACCTGCACAACAAGGTGCTCTCGCCGACGCTGGGGGGAGAGGAGTTCCTGGCCCCCTTCCGCGCGGCGGCCCGCGGCGAGCTGGAACCGTTCGTCCTCGTCATCGAGGGGTCCATCCCCAACGAGAACATCAACGGTGAGGGCTACTGGACGTCGTTCGGCAACGACCCGGACACCGGCCAGCCGCTGACCATCAACTGGTGGATCGACCGGCTCGCGCCACGGGCCTGGGCGGTCATCGCCATCGGCACCTGCGCCGCGTACGGCGGCATCCACGCCATGGCGGGCAACCCGACCGGCTCGATGGGCCTGCTCGACTACCTGGGGCGCGACTTCACCTCGGCCGGCAACCTGCCGATCGTCAACGTCCCGGGCTGCCCGGTGCAGCCGGACGACTTCATGGAGACGCTGACCTGGCTGCTGTACCACGCGGCCGGCACCGCCCCGCCGCCGCCGCTGGACGACCAGCACCGACCCCAGTGGATCTTCGGTCGAACGGTGCATGAGGGCTGCGACCGCGCGGGCTACTACGAGCAGGGCGACTTCGCGAAGGACTACAACTCGCCGAAGTGCCAGGTGAAGATCGGCTGCTGGGGCCCGGTGGTGAACTGCAACGTCCCCAAGCGAGGCTGGATGGGCGGCGTGGGCGGGTGCCCGAACGTCGGGGGTATCTGCATCGCCTGCACGATGCCCGGGTTCCCCGACAAGTTCATGCCGTTCATGGACATGCCGCCGGGGGCGAGCCTGTCCTCGCTCGCGGTGAAGCCGTACGGGTCGGTCATCCGGCGGCTGCGGGGCATCACCAACGCCACGGTGAACCGGGAGCCGAGGTGGCGGCACAACCGGGATCTGCTGACCACCGGTTACGACCCGAGTTATCGGCCGAAGGGACGGGTGTGA
- a CDS encoding DUF5947 family protein yields the protein MPSEHRHLLDESNDLLLCLCRACALLFDRDAAARGHYRLVPQRRLRVVDLDRVADQDRVADQDHVADQDRAADQDRVADQNRLADQDRMTDPRRDGSDPRALGIPVGLAFVVPGDDGAVRARYPSPIGATHWDLEPAAWRRLVARAPVLAGLTPRVEALLANTARGRREFWIVPIDDCYRLVAIVRREWTGLSGGSRVWPAVDDFFAALPARSRRGSPLGRGAAGN from the coding sequence GTGCCGAGCGAGCACCGCCACCTGCTCGACGAGTCGAACGACCTGCTGCTGTGCCTGTGCCGGGCCTGCGCGCTGCTGTTCGACCGGGACGCCGCCGCGCGCGGCCACTACCGGCTCGTCCCGCAGCGGCGGCTGCGCGTCGTCGACCTTGACCGCGTCGCCGACCAGGACCGCGTCGCCGACCAGGACCACGTGGCCGACCAGGACCGCGCGGCCGACCAGGACCGCGTGGCCGACCAGAACCGCCTGGCCGACCAGGACCGCATGACCGACCCGCGCCGGGACGGGTCCGATCCCCGCGCGCTGGGTATCCCTGTCGGGTTGGCGTTCGTCGTGCCCGGCGACGACGGCGCGGTGCGGGCCCGGTACCCGAGCCCGATCGGCGCCACCCACTGGGACCTGGAGCCGGCCGCCTGGCGCCGGCTCGTCGCCCGGGCGCCGGTGCTGGCCGGACTGACCCCCCGGGTCGAGGCGCTCCTGGCGAACACCGCGCGGGGCCGCCGGGAGTTCTGGATCGTCCCGATCGACGACTGCTATCGGCTCGTCGCGATCGTCCGGCGCGAGTGGACGGGGCTGTCGGGGGGCAGCCGGGTCTGGCCCGCGGTGGACGACTTCTTCGCCGCGCTGCCCGCACGTTCCCGCCGCGGCTCCCCGTTGGGCCGCGGCGCTGCGGGCAACTGA
- a CDS encoding hydrogenase maturation nickel metallochaperone HypA/HybF has protein sequence MHELAITQSVVDAIVERTGPARVTAVRLVVGRLSGVVPESIRFCFDLVTAGTPLAGAALTIDEPAGRARCRRCGAEFVADDVLVLCGCGCADVAVDGGDDLRIASVGLVPTAEGVPTGQGVPTGQGD, from the coding sequence ATGCACGAACTGGCCATCACGCAGAGCGTCGTCGACGCGATCGTGGAGCGGACCGGCCCGGCGCGGGTCACCGCGGTCCGGCTGGTCGTCGGACGGCTGTCGGGTGTCGTGCCGGAGTCCATCCGGTTCTGCTTCGACCTGGTGACCGCCGGCACGCCGCTGGCGGGTGCGGCCCTGACGATCGACGAACCCGCGGGCCGGGCCCGTTGCCGGCGGTGCGGCGCCGAGTTCGTGGCCGACGACGTCCTCGTGCTCTGCGGCTGCGGCTGCGCGGATGTGGCGGTGGACGGCGGTGACGACCTGCGGATCGCCTCGGTGGGCCTGGTGCCCACGGCGGAGGGGGTGCCCACAGGGCAGGGGGTGCCCACGGGGCAGGGGGACTGA
- a CDS encoding hydrogenase maturation protease, with product MSAAGPRPREGRTLVAGVGNIFLGDDGFGVEVVRRLDPANLPGEVDVADYGIRGLHLAFALLDGRYDTVILVDALPSDEPPGTLTVLRPEVGDAPTGDAAAVVDAHGMSPDVVLRLVRDLGGEIGQVVVVGCRPAVVADRMELSGAVRAAVDGAVDLIGDILRHPRLVGAGHGM from the coding sequence GTGAGCGCCGCCGGCCCCCGCCCGCGCGAGGGAAGGACGCTGGTCGCCGGCGTCGGGAACATCTTCCTCGGCGATGACGGATTCGGGGTCGAGGTGGTTCGCCGGCTCGACCCGGCGAACCTGCCCGGCGAGGTCGACGTCGCCGACTACGGCATCCGGGGCCTGCACCTTGCCTTCGCGCTGCTCGACGGCCGGTACGACACGGTGATCCTCGTCGACGCGTTGCCGTCCGACGAGCCCCCGGGGACCCTCACGGTCCTGCGACCCGAGGTCGGCGACGCGCCGACCGGGGACGCGGCGGCGGTGGTGGACGCGCACGGCATGTCCCCGGACGTCGTGCTGCGGCTGGTGCGCGATCTCGGCGGCGAGATCGGCCAGGTCGTCGTCGTCGGGTGCAGACCCGCCGTGGTGGCGGACCGGATGGAGCTCTCCGGCGCGGTGCGCGCCGCCGTCGACGGGGCGGTCGACCTCATCGGCGACATCCTCCGGCACCCCCGACTCGTGGGAGCCGGACACGGCATGTGA
- the hypB gene encoding hydrogenase nickel incorporation protein HypB, producing the protein MCETCGCDDPTAAPRLTSFPADTGAAAVATGATVAALADTGAAAADTGAAGSPGRELLLEQRVLAKNDELAGQIRRRLAARDVLAVNLMSSPGSGKTTLLERTVRDLAGRWPLAVVEGDQESVRDAERIRAAGVPVVQVNTGRGCHLDADMVDRALRALDPPAEAVVFVENVGNLVCPALFDLGESARVVLTSVTEGEDKPLKYPHMFAKADLILLTKCDLVPFLAVDLDHCVGLIRRINPAAHVLALSGLHRPADTAGVEPESGLAAWYAWLRARRDRPDARPRAGAAGRV; encoded by the coding sequence ATGTGCGAGACGTGCGGCTGCGACGACCCGACCGCTGCGCCCCGGCTGACCTCGTTTCCGGCAGACACCGGGGCGGCGGCGGTGGCTACCGGGGCGACCGTGGCAGCCCTGGCGGACACCGGGGCGGCCGCGGCGGACACGGGGGCGGCGGGGAGCCCGGGACGTGAGCTGCTGCTGGAGCAGCGGGTGCTGGCGAAGAACGACGAGCTGGCCGGGCAGATCCGCCGGCGGCTGGCCGCCCGCGACGTGCTCGCGGTCAACCTGATGAGCTCGCCCGGTTCCGGCAAGACGACCCTGTTGGAACGGACCGTGCGCGACCTCGCCGGGCGGTGGCCGCTCGCGGTGGTCGAGGGCGACCAGGAGAGTGTGCGCGACGCCGAGCGGATCCGGGCCGCGGGCGTCCCGGTCGTGCAGGTGAACACCGGGCGTGGCTGCCACCTTGACGCGGACATGGTCGACCGCGCGCTGCGCGCCCTCGACCCGCCCGCGGAGGCGGTGGTGTTCGTCGAGAACGTCGGCAACCTGGTCTGCCCGGCGCTGTTCGACCTGGGGGAGAGCGCTCGGGTGGTCCTCACCTCGGTCACCGAGGGCGAGGACAAGCCGCTGAAATATCCGCACATGTTCGCCAAAGCGGATCTTATCCTGCTCACCAAATGTGACCTCGTTCCGTTTCTCGCGGTCGACCTCGATCATTGCGTCGGGTTGATTCGCCGGATCAACCCCGCGGCCCACGTGCTCGCCCTGTCCGGACTTCACCGGCCGGCCGACACTGCCGGCGTCGAACCAGAGTCCGGCCTGGCCGCCTGGTACGCCTGGCTGCGTGCGCGGCGCGATCGCCCCGACGCCCGACCGCGGGCGGGGGCGGCGGGACGGGTTTGA